The DNA sequence CTGGTGGAAATCAGGATTCCGAGGGCCTGCACGGATCCTCTCCCAGTTGAACCGTTTCTTCACCGGTATTGAGATCCACCCCGGTGCCACCATCGGGCGCCGTTTCTTCATTGATCACGGCATGGGTGTGGTTATCGGCGAAACCGCCGAGATCGGTGACGGTGTCATGCTCTACCACGGCGTGACCCTGGGTGGTCAGGTACTCACCCAGACTAAACGCCACCCCACCCTCGAAGACAATGTCACCATCGGCGCCGGTGCCAAGATCCTCGGCCCCATCACCATCGGTGAGGGCTCCTCCGTGGGTTCCAACGCCGTGGTGACCAAGGACGTCCCGGCCAATCATATTGCGGTCGGCATTCCCGCCAAGGCCCGCGCCCGCGGAGCCGGCGAGACGATCAAACTGGTTGATCCGGACTACTACATCTAACTACCCCAGGAGAAAAGCCCAGTGGCATCACTGGGCTTTTCTCATCTTTAAGGCTATTTCTTCAGGTCTTCGTAGTCCGGGTTTTTCTTGATGAACGCCGCCACTGCCCAGCAGGAATCGTGGACCCGGATGCCGTTGGCCCGCGCATCATCCAGCGCATGCTTGATCAGGGGTGTGGAGAGGCCTCGACCCCGGAATTCCGGCTTGATCACGGTGTGGTTGAAGTTGCGGTAGTCCGTGCCGTCCACGTAGCTGGCGAAGCCTGCGGGCTCGTTGTCCACGGTGATCACGAACCGCTTCTGGCCCTCGTGATGGGTGATGTTGACGTCGTGCGTGTCATTGCTCATGTGAATGCTCCTCGTTTCTTCCTGTTCCGCCTGCCGGGGCGCGCCCACAGGCAAGGGGTGAGGGGAGGTGACGTGGGCGTCGACAAGCTCTTTATGCCTTTATACAGAAGAACCAAGAACCGCCCCCATCAATTCCTTGATGGGGGCGGTGATTGTGGCCAGAGCCGGGATCGAACCGGCGACCTTTCACTTTTCAGGCGAACGCTCTACCGACTGAGCTATCTGGCCGGAGAATGTTCCATTATAGAACATCTCTGGCGACCCTGACGGGACTTGAACCCGCGACCTCCGCCGTGACAGGGCGGCGCGCTAACCAACTGCGCCACAGGGCCTTAAGCCATGCACTTTTCCAGATTGCTCCGTCCTGCGCACAAATGAATACCTTACACAGTTGTTATCTTGAGGCACAAATCCGCAGGTAGAACGCGCTTATCGACGCCCCGGCAGGCGCACGGTGCGCGCCTGCCTACAGTGCGGCAACAACTTCTTTCATCAGGTCCGCCGCTTCGCTCGGCGTGGTGCCCACGCGCACACCAGCCGCCTCCAGCGCTTCCTTCTTCGCCTGCGCCGTCCCCTCAGAACCGGTGACGATGGCGCCAGCGTGCCCCATGGTCTTGCCCTCGGGGGCCGTGAAACCCGCAACGTACCCCACCACCGGTTTACTCACGTTGTCGCGGATGAATTCGGCGGCGCGCTCTTCCGCATCGCCGCCGATCTCACCGATCATGACGATGACACTGGTATCCGGATCCTCCTCGAAAGCCCGAAGGGCGTCAATGTGGGTGGTGCCGATGATGGGGTCTCCCCCGATGCCGATCGCCGTGGAGATTCCGATGTCGGCGAGCTCATACATCATCTGATAGGTCAGGGTGCCCGACTTGGAGATCAACCCGATGGGACCGGAACCGGCGATGGTGGCGGGGATGATGCCCGCGAGCGAGGCTCCCGGCGTGATGATTCCAGGGCAGTTGGGGCCGATGATGCGGGTGCCACCGACCTTCTTGGCGTGTGCCCAGGCTTCGGAGGTGTCGCGAACCGGCATGCCTTCGGTGATGACCACCAGGAGTGGGATGTGGGCGTCGATGGCCTCGATCATGGCGTCCTTGGCAAAAGCCGGCGGCACGAACACCACGGACACATCAGCCTGCGTTTTTTCCATCGCCTCGGCGACAGTGGCGAAGACGGGAAGCTCCGTGTCCTCGATGGTGATCGTCTGCCCCGCCTTGCGGGGATTGGTTCCCCCGACGACAGTGGCCCCGGACCTCAGCATGCGAGCCGCATGCAGCGATCCTTCAGCTCCGGTGAGTCCCTGGATGATGATGCGTGAGGTGTGGTCAAGAAAAATAGCCATGTTCTGTCCGCTCAGTTCTGCATGTTGACAAGGTCGGTGCTGGCCGCGAGTTCCGTGGCCTTATCTGCCGCTGCATCCATTCCGGACACCAACGTGACCAGGGGGTGATCATGGTCAGCAAGGATGCGGCGCCCCTCATCCACATTGTTGCCATCAAGACGGACCACGATCGGTTTCCGGGCCGAAGGACCGAGTTCCTCCAGGGCGCCGACGATACCCTTGGCCACAACATCACACGCGGTGATACCGCCGAACACATTCACAAACACGCTGCGCACCTGTTCATCACCCAGGATGATGTCCAACCCCGCGGCCATGCTCTCCGCGGAGGCACCGCCACCGATATCAAGGAAGTTCGCCGGTTTCTGCCCGCCATGCTTCTCACCTGCCCCGGCGACGATATCCAGAGTGGACATGACCAGGCCCGCCCCATTACCGATGATGCCCACTGAGCCGTCGAGCTTCACGTAGTTGAGGTCATGCTCCCTGGCCTTGAGCTCCAGCGGGTCGAGTGCGCCGGCGGATTCAGCCAGCTCCGCTCTATTCTCATGACGGAAATCCGCATTACCATCCAAGGTGATCTTGCCGTCGAGAGCCAGGATCTCACCAGAATCGTTAAGAACGAGGGGGTTGACCTCCACGAGGGTGGCATCCTCATCACGGTAGACCTCATAGATCTTCTGCAGAACAGGCACCACCTTGTCAGCCGTGGCTTGTGGGAAGCCGGCGGCGGTGGCGATCTCACGGGCCTTCTCCTCATCGATCCCCACGAGCGGATCGACCTCTATCCTTGCCAGTGCCTCGGGCTTCTCCTTAGCCAGGAGCTCAATCTCCATGCCACCCTCCACAGAACACATGGCCAGGTAACTACGGTTGGCGCGGTCCAGCAGGATGGAGAAGTAATATTCCTCCTCGATCTCAGCGCCTTCAGCCACCATCACCTGCTCCACGATGTGACCGCGGATATCCATGCCGAGAATCGCCTCAGCTGCCTCGAATGCCTTCTCCGGAGTGGAGGCGATGCGGATACCTCCAGCTTTTCCGCGCCCGCCGACCTTCACCTGGGCCTTCACCACCGTGAGGCCACCGATGTCCGCGGCAGCCTTCTTCGCGGCCTCGGGCGTTGATGCCACAATTCCTTTCAACACCGGTACTCCGTGCGCTTCGAAGAGATCCCGTGCCTGGTACTCGAATAGATCCACGTTGCAATCCGCCCTCAGCCTGGTGAGCTGTGTTCGTGAGCTGGTCCGGAGTATTTCTCCGTCAGCCGTTCTGCCTGAGCCCCACGGGTGGTGATCGAGGGAGTGTGTCACACTCCTCTAATCCCACCCGGGTGCCATGAGTGTGAATTCTATCACTTTATTCTTCGCAAAATATAGCGGGTTGGAGAGATTTTCCGAAAAAGGTGGGTCCCAACTTCGTCTGATCGCTTGGCGGAGGCCTCGGGTTTTTCCCTGGCCGGGAGTGCCATGTACATGAAAAATCAGATTCGCTAGTTCGGCTGGGCTCGAGTGGCTATGTTTAGAGCATGGA is a window from the Corynebacterium faecale genome containing:
- the sucD gene encoding succinate--CoA ligase subunit alpha, with product MAIFLDHTSRIIIQGLTGAEGSLHAARMLRSGATVVGGTNPRKAGQTITIEDTELPVFATVAEAMEKTQADVSVVFVPPAFAKDAMIEAIDAHIPLLVVITEGMPVRDTSEAWAHAKKVGGTRIIGPNCPGIITPGASLAGIIPATIAGSGPIGLISKSGTLTYQMMYELADIGISTAIGIGGDPIIGTTHIDALRAFEEDPDTSVIVMIGEIGGDAEERAAEFIRDNVSKPVVGYVAGFTAPEGKTMGHAGAIVTGSEGTAQAKKEALEAAGVRVGTTPSEAADLMKEVVAAL
- the sucC gene encoding ADP-forming succinate--CoA ligase subunit beta, whose protein sequence is MDLFEYQARDLFEAHGVPVLKGIVASTPEAAKKAAADIGGLTVVKAQVKVGGRGKAGGIRIASTPEKAFEAAEAILGMDIRGHIVEQVMVAEGAEIEEEYYFSILLDRANRSYLAMCSVEGGMEIELLAKEKPEALARIEVDPLVGIDEEKAREIATAAGFPQATADKVVPVLQKIYEVYRDEDATLVEVNPLVLNDSGEILALDGKITLDGNADFRHENRAELAESAGALDPLELKAREHDLNYVKLDGSVGIIGNGAGLVMSTLDIVAGAGEKHGGQKPANFLDIGGGASAESMAAGLDIILGDEQVRSVFVNVFGGITACDVVAKGIVGALEELGPSARKPIVVRLDGNNVDEGRRILADHDHPLVTLVSGMDAAADKATELAASTDLVNMQN
- the epsC gene encoding serine O-acetyltransferase EpsC — translated: MLSVVKMIREDLANARAHDPAARGDLENAIVYSGLHAIWAHRIAHGWWKSGFRGPARILSQLNRFFTGIEIHPGATIGRRFFIDHGMGVVIGETAEIGDGVMLYHGVTLGGQVLTQTKRHPTLEDNVTIGAGAKILGPITIGEGSSVGSNAVVTKDVPANHIAVGIPAKARARGAGETIKLVDPDYYI
- a CDS encoding GNAT family N-acetyltransferase, yielding MSNDTHDVNITHHEGQKRFVITVDNEPAGFASYVDGTDYRNFNHTVIKPEFRGRGLSTPLIKHALDDARANGIRVHDSCWAVAAFIKKNPDYEDLKK